The following coding sequences lie in one Cryptococcus neoformans var. neoformans B-3501A chromosome 2, whole genome shotgun sequence genomic window:
- a CDS encoding hypothetical protein (Match to ESTs gb|CF193650.1|CF193650, gb|CF191687.1|CF191687; HMMPfam hit to RRM_1, RNA recognition motif. (a.k.a. RRM, RBD, or RNP domain), score: 115.5, E(): 1.2e-31), with product MEGGSQTNMDAVLAELSNLLAELEEQPENIFFLRRQIVLMRSLGMTAEVLDVYAKLSSLIMLQEEEWLTYLDDFVNNAVKPLDVTAFMDIMEKYVQAERDYLSLSIILQHVKFIIACFKAGHTPQSSEEALEVPVDEEVSAFLDVGTTRGLIKAAVDLGNGLLSESQQLWQLWIDWELRLLEGAKGTEKQEAIESVHDVYLQRLAIPHSTIDQTTSSYSSFCSTYCNEEYEQRLVKATEASQTAKYKWSGERRAGKSREDFELQILYATDLAAQAQVFVEYYKWESNARIKPTAHGKGPNVDITLTRAVFERAVVPYAKLAAMTQSSLDEINLQLQKQSKSKKGKAKGKKKEDELEATTLAEQKQMAEEAIRAYKDAEAGIWAKYASWSEEAIHAMTGTEVRKKAVRAVPHCGGAWADLFQDTQLDSLFETALSLGLLFIPEGRTTEITELFLARAAYEARLASVNVALGAVHPTLATITRGLETITKVNKSGDASLKLEKFALDWAETIAPEYLDQTLLVLDKPVKCRSSSYQFALLRANVEVRRDDVDRAREIFEKSIQRTDLDWPEAIYEAFIQLEVVHGTPQTLQDTRKKIEKEQEKVAKRREKAAAEANAYQEQYTTAAIQGAAAGAVDAVMGDGESKGADPTQEATDMAVAASADLSAAPVAVVQSGKDNGEEVHLKRDREHTTVLCGPVRETTILVDEDAMHDSALVEFKKAEAIPDVLEKDKKKFEGTPVSISMLWRSTLFVTNFPREMDDGGIRNLFRQYGRILETRWPSRKYADSRRFCYVTMESPAVAQEALVLHDYKVPGASTNFGLTVLISDPSAKTKRSDAANSTLFVGGLNSKSTEVDIKGLFNEFGTISHIKLGWDPLKRICKGFAFVEMSTEAEAKAALKLHGTQYKGKYLKVEISDPNHANKKSQERKPDQAAEKRLRSVRLSNLPEGTQEGLLQQALEKIVPVRRLEMFVRSHEALAELESQADVGKLLLRTEPFIFNGNEITFTEQNKRLPPAKEIKEDSGNDRNVKLSSTPSGPSTMFAPRAARKALAKPRPTAVAAAKAVAASPGISAQGQDDFRALVAAKNKQREEKLNSAREGSSTSGEKRKLEDGQEGEESKRTRT from the exons ATGGAAGGGGGATCACAGACAAACATGGATGCTGTCCTCGCGGAGCTCAGCAATCTCTTAgctgagcttgaagagcaaCCTGAAAATATATTTTTCCTCCGACGTCAGATCGTATTAATGCGGTCCTTGGGGATGACTGCTGAGGTCTTAGATGTTTATGCCAAGCTCTCCAGCCTTATCATGCTCCAGGAGG AGGAATGGCTGACGTACTTGGATGATTTTGTCAATAATGCAGTTAAGCCCTTAGATGTTACCGCTTTCATGGATATTATGGAGAAGTATGTGCAGGCTGAAAGGGATTACCTCT CGCTTTCCATAATCCTCCAACACGTCAAGTTCATTATTGCGTGCTTCAAGGCCGGCCATACACCTCAGTCGTCCGAAGAGGCTCTGGAAGTACCagtcgatgaagaagtgtcTGCTTTCCTTGACGTTGGAACAACACGAGGACTTATCAAGGCTGCGGTAGATTTGGGAAATGGACTATTGAGCGAAAGTCAACAACTATGGCAATTGTGGATCGATTGGGAATTGAGATTATTGGAAGGGGCAAAGGGCACGGAAAAGCAAGAAGCTATTGAAAGCGTTCATGATGTCTACCTTCAACGCCTAGCCATACCCCATTCCA CCATAGACCAAACCACAAGTTCTTACTCCAGTTTTTGTTCAACATATTGTAATGAAGAGTACGAGCAGCGCTTGGTTAAGGCTACAGAGGCCTCTCAGACTGCCAAATACAAATGGTCAGGTGAAAGACGAGCTGGAAAGTCTCGAGAAGATTTTGAGCTTCAAATC TTATATGCAACCGATCTTGCAGCACAAGCTCAAGTGTTTGTTGAGTACTATAAATGGGAATCTAATGCCCGCATCAAACCTACAGCCCACGGTAAAGGCCCTAACGTCGACATAACCCTCACTCGGGCAGTCTTCGAACGGGCTGTCGTCCCCTATGCCAAATTGGCAGCCATGACGCAGAGCTCATTAGATGAAATCAATTTACAACTACAGAAGCAATCCAAATctaagaagggcaaggcgaaagggaagaagaaggaggatgaactAGAGGCAACGACCTTGGCAGAGCAAAAACAGATGGCCGAAGAAGCCATACGGGCGTACAAAGATGCTGAGGCTGGCATTTGGGCCAAGTACGCTTCATGGTCGGAAGAAGCCATCCATGCGATGACAGGGACTGAGGttaggaagaaggcggtcAGGGCCGTGCCGCATTGTGGAGGTGCTTGGGCAGATCTGTTCCAGGATACC CAACTGGATTCTCTTTTCGAAACTGCATTGTCTCTTGGTTTACTTTTCATCCCTGAGGGAAGGACAACAGAAATAACAGAATTGTTCTTGGCTCGGGCTGCATATGAGGCAAGGTTGGCATCAGTCAATGTGGCATTAG GCGCTGTTCACCCCACCCTTGCGACGATCACCCGTGGGCTTGAAACCATTACCAAGGTGAACAAGTCAGGGGACGCAAGCTTGAAACTGGAGAAATTTGCATTAGATTGGGCGGAGACCATTGCCCCTGAATATCTCGACCAAacccttctcgtcctaGATAAGCCCGTCAAATGTCGCTCGTCTTCTTATCAGTTTGCGTTGCTTCGAGCTAACGTGGAAGT CCGCCGAGACGACGTTGACCGAGCACGCGAGATATTTGAAAAGTCTATTCAAAGAACTGATCTCGACTGGCCTGAAGCTATCTACGAAGCATTCATTCAACTTGAAGTCGTCCATGGCACTCCGCAAACATTGCAAGATAccagaaagaagattgagaaggagcaagagAAAGTTGCGAAGCGCCGTGAAAAAGCCGCAGCTGAGGCTAATGCGTATCAAGAACAGTACACTACCGCTGCCATACAAGGCGCGGCAGCTGGGGCGGTTGATGCGGTGATGGGTGACGGAGAGTCTAAGGGAGCAGATCCGACACAAGAGGCGACAGATATGGCCGTCGCGGCGTCTGCGGATTTATCGGCGGCTCCAGTAGCTGTGGTGCAAAGTGGGAAGGATAACGGGGAGGAAGTACACCTCAAGCGAGACCGAGAGCATACTACTGTTCTC TGCGGTCCTGTGCGAGAGACGACCATCCTCGTCGACGAGGATGCCATGCATGATTCTGCGCTGGTCGAGTTCAAGAAAGCTGAAGCTATTCCTGATGTCCTGGAAAAGGACAAAAAGAAGTTTGAGGGAACCCCGGTCTCCATCTCGATGCTCTGGAGGTCAACTTTGTTTGTCACCAACTTCCCAAGAGAAATGGATGATGGGGGTATTAGAAATTTATTTAGACAG TATGGGAGAATCCTTGAGACTAGATGGCCTAGCAGAAAGTATGCCGACTCAAGGCGATTTTGTTATGTCACCATGGAATCCCCT GCTGTCGCGCAAGAAGCTCTTGTACTCCATGACTATAAGGTCCCCGGAGCTTCTACCAACTTCGGCCTCACTGTACTCATATCAGATCCATCTGCCAAGACCAAAAGAAGCGACGCGGCGAACTCGACCCTATTCGTTGGCGGATTAAACAGTAAATCAACAGAAGTCGATATCAAAGGTCTGTTCAATGAG TTTGGGACGATTAGTCATATCAAGCTGGGTTGGGACCCcttgaagaggatttgCAAAGGGTTTGCTTTCGTTGAGATGTCTACAGAGGCGGAAGCGAAGGCAGCTTTGAAGCTGCATGGTACTCAGTATAAAGGTAAATACCTCAAGGTGGAAATCAGTGATCCCAACCATGCCAACAAAAAGTCTCAAGAGCG TAAACCGGATCAAGCGGCTGAAAAGCGCCTTCGCTCTGTAAGACTATCCAACCTTCCGGAAGGTACTCAAGAAGGACTTCTGCAACAAGCGTTAGAGAAGATTGTACCAGTCAGAAGGTTAGAGATGTTCGTCAGAAGTCATGAAGCACTAGCGGAGTTGGAATCCCAAGCG GATGTTGGCAAACTTTTGCTTCGCACAGAGCCATTCATCTTTAATGGCAACGAAATCACTTTTACCGAGCAGAATAAACGACTCCCGCCTGCCAAAGAGATTAAGGAAGACAGCGGAAATGATAGGAATGTCAAATTATCGTCCACTCCTTCCGGGCCGTCGACGATGTTTGCCCCGCGCGCTGCCCGTAAAGCTTTGGCTAAACCCCGTCCGACAGCGGTGGCTGCTGCAAAGGCTGTTGCCGCCTCTCCTGGGATTTCCGCTCAGGGACAGGATGACTTCAGGGCTCTGGTAGCGGCCAAAAACAAgcaaagggaagaaaagctgAATAGcgcaagagaaggaagcagtACAAGcggagaaaagaggaagttAGAGGATGGacaggaaggggaggaaagTAAGCGAACAAGGACTTAG
- a CDS encoding hypothetical protein (Match to ESTs gb|CF188114.1|CF188114, gb|CF188113.1|CF188113; HMMPfam hit to DUF814, Domain of unknown function (DUF814), score: 89.2, E(): 1.1e-23) produces MVVFFTSKVVSPPVTIYMGKDKVENEELLRYGLPTDVWFHVDKLSSAHVYLRQPDNQPHGEWDKLPAVLVNDLAQLVKANSIEGNKKDNITIIYTPFTNLKKTGDMPVGQVSFHSDKMVKRAHVSTRDNAIVNRLNKTKIEKEIDHEAERQERLRLEGRKKKAEAIERAKKEQEQKKAWEEEKQARSYDNLYSEDAFAEQEQFSDDDFM; encoded by the exons ATGGTTGTGTTCTTCACTTCAAAGG TGGTATCTCCCCCTGTCACTATCTATAT GGGGAAGGACAAAGTTGAAA ATGAGGAACTTCTGCGTTATGGTCTCCCCACCGATGTCTGGTTTCACGTAGA CAAGCTTTCGTCCGCGCATGTCTATCTTCGCCAGCCGGATAACCAACCACATGGAGAGTGGGACAAGCTTCCCGCTGTTCTTGTAAACGACTTGGCTCAATTGGTGAAAGCCAATAGTATTGAAG GCAACAAAAAGGACAATATCACT ATCATCTACACTCCTTTTACTAACCTCAAG AAAACTGGGGACATGCCCGTTGGTCAAGTATCCTTCCATTCCGACAAAATGGTCAAACGAG CACATGTCTCGACTCGAGACAACGCCATTGTCAACCGCCTTAATAAGACCAAGATCGAAAAGGAAATAGATCATGAGGCTGAGAGGCAAGAGAGGTTACGCTtggaagggaggaagaagaaggctgaagCCATTGAAAGA GCGAAGAAAGAACAGGAGCAGAAAAAagcatgggaagaagaaaaacaagCTCGGTCTTATGATAATTTGTATTCAGAAGATGCCTTTGCTGAGCAAGAACAGTTCAGTGACGACGATTTCATGTAG